In Delphinus delphis chromosome X, mDelDel1.2, whole genome shotgun sequence, the DNA window AAGGTGGTGGAACTAGGCGTGGCCAGGACACTGAGGACCATAAGCCATGAAGGAAGggcaaggagagaggagagggcgcCGGGAGGGCTCTGGGCACAAGATGGAAGCTCTCCCTCCAGTCCACAGTCCCTGGGCCGATGGGATGAcccagaagggagagagagaagcagcctTCGAGAAGGGAAGTTACCAGCCCAGCACCCAGGGCGGGCACCTGGAGCTCAGAGGGCGTGGTTTaagaagaaaggcaggacagttaCAGGGTACAGCCCAGGCCTCCGGGCCTGCCTTACAGAGGAGTTGCTTCGAGAAAGCCTCCTCAGACTAAATCTTGAAGGAGtgatgttttttaattgaagtatagttgatttacaatgtttcaggtgtacagcaaagtgattcagttatgcttacatatatatctattctttttcagattcttttccattatagataacctacaagatattgaatatagttccctgtgccctaCAATAGgcccttgctgtttatctattttacatgtcgtagtgtgtatctgttaatctcaaattccTAATCGAAGGAGTGACTTTTAAGGCCTTCACAGGCTctgtgccctccctccctccacagatGAGTGAACGCCAAGAGTTCCAAGTCTCGGAGCTTGACTTCCTCCTGGAAAACTCTTCCTATGACTACGGAGAAAACGACAGTGACCCCTGCTgtgcctccccaccctgcccgcAGGACTTCAGCCTCAACTTCGACCGGGCCTTCCTGCCCGTCCTCTACAGCCTCCTCTTCATGCTGGGGCTGCTGGGCAATGGCGCCGTGGCGGCCGTGCTGCTGAGCCAGCGGGCGGTCCTGAGCAGCACCGACACCTTCCTGCTGCACTTGGCCGTGGCTGACGCACTGCTGGTGCTGACGCTCCCGCTCTGGGCGGTGGACGCAGCCGTCGAGTGGGTCTTCGGCTCTGGCCTCTGCAAAGTGGCGGGTGCCCTCTTCAACATCAACTTCTACGCAGGGGCCCTCCTGCTGGCCTGCATCAGCTTCGATCGGTACCTGAGCATCGTGCACGCCACCCAGCTCTACCGCCGGGGTCCCCCGACCCGCGTGGCCATCACCTGTGTGGCGGTCTGGGGGCTCTGTCTGCTCTTTGCACTCCCGGACTTCATCTTCCTGTCCGCCCACCACGACAAGCGCCTCAACGCCACCCACTGCCAGTACAGCTTCCCGCAGGTGGGCCGCACGGCCCTGCGCATTCTGCAGCTGGTCGCCGGTTTCCTGCTGCCGCTGCTGGTCATGGCCTATTGCTATGCCCGCATCCTGGCTGTGCTGCTGGTCTCCAGGGGCCAGCGGCGGCTCAGAGCCAtgaggctggtggtggtggtggtggtggccttTGCCCTCTGCTGGACCCCCTACCACCTGGTGGTGCTGGTGGACACCCTCATGGAGCTGGGGGCCGTGGCCCGCAACTGTGGCCGAGAAAGCAGTGTGGACGTGGCCAAGTCAGTCACATCGGGCATGGGCTACATGCACTGCTGCCTCAACCCTCTGCTCTATGCCTTTGTGGGTGTCAAGTTCCGAGAGCGGATGTGGATGCTACTCATGCGCCTGGGCTGCCCCAACCAGAGGGGCCACCAGCGGCAGCCTCCGGCTTCCCGCCGGGATTCATCCTGGTCTGAGACCACAGAGGCCTCCTACTCAGGCTTGTGAGGCTTGGGATGGGGGATCCCCCTTTCCCACGCAGCCCAACTCCCCCATTCCAGGCTCCTCCCTCGCTCACTCCCCAGACACACACTCCTTGGAGTCCCCGATGGCCCTGGTACTGCCGGGTCTCCCAGGGAGCCGCCCTCCTGGCTCTGGGGGCTGCCCCATCACTGCTCCTTAGCTGCACAGCCCCCATCCCGCCGCTTCAGAGGTGGCTGCCTTCAGGCCCTTCTTACCTTGGCCGCTCGGAACCCCACCACCCTCCTAATTCAGTAACTAGGCCTCAGCCTTCCCCGTATGCAGGGAGCATGAGGCAAACAGCATAATGGCAGCGGCCTTGGCCGGGCCTCCTGTTCCGCAGTGACTATGGCTGTGGTTCCCGAGACCTCTGTGTTTGCTCACTTTGATTTTTATGTCTAAAACTCTGCTTCAAACTTTTCAATAAACAAGCTAATCAGGACCAGGGTGTGTTAGTGCATCATTgcagccagccctgcccaggcTCTGGGGATGCACTTCCTGCTTCTCCTTGTCTGGCCCTGGTCTGTGCCAAACAAtgctgcctctgtctctgtctcccctcctctctgccctcctgggCACACCTGTCCCTCACAGGGAAGCACCCAGGGACATGGGTGCAGGGTAGGCAGTTAGCCAACCCGCTGGCTAGACACTGTCTAGGCATAATTTGGGGAAGGGGCCTTCAGACATAAATAAGACATAGTCCCTGCACTACAGAAGCTTAGGCCAGCAAGGAAAATGTATAGGTGACAATACCAAGCAGTCTATGCCACGAGGCAAATGTGCAGCACATGTTCAGAGCACTGCGGCTGGAGCCATTTGGGAAGCCTTCTTGAAGACAGAGAAATGAGTAAGAACTTAAGGGGCAAGTAGTATTTCCAAgggcaaagagaaggaaagatggtATTTCCAGGCAGATGGGAGGGCAGCAgcaaaggcgggaaggctggaaACAGCAATGCTTATTGGAGGAATGATAACTGGTCCCAACTGGCTAGAATTAAGGGTTCAGGTAGAGAAAGGGTGTAAAAGACTGAACGTTAAGTTTGGGATCAGGTGAGGGTATCATAGGTTACAAGGCTGTAGTGGTTATTCATGTTAGAGGTGACGCAGGCTCTTACTAAGGAGATACAAGTAGGACTGGAAAAAAAGGAGATCGGACGACTTGGCAGTCATTAGCACATAGGCCACCTGGAGGCATGTGTGGGCTGCAGGGAGCATCTTCCCATGGCTATAGCTGGGGTGGAAGTGAGTGGGGGAAGTGACCAGGGCTACTGAGGTAAGGCAGAGGGCTGGACCCTCCCTTTGCAGGGGTGGAACCACTGCATTGTCAGTTCTCCCTAATGAAGTCAGCAATGGGCCATGATCCAGTTTCACAGGCCAGCTGGGCTTTGCTAAGATTGCAGATGTGGCTGGAGGTGGGACTGGAGAAGAGGGACCCAAGGATTTAGCTGCGGGAGCGCGTACCACCCTGTGTACATACCCGATCCCATCTATACTTGTGCTTAGGCTTCAGTTTGTGGCCACTGAAAGAACACTCTCagcatctgcaaaatgaaggaaagatggaaggcaGATGACAGAATAACACATCCTGCCTATAAAAAAGTATCAGTGATGCTAGACTAGTAAAGATGTTTGAGGCAGGCTGAATAACAAGTCCCGAAATGTCCACACTCTAATCCCtagaacttgtgaatatgttaatgttacctcacatggcaaaagggaattGAGGTTGCTAATTagctgactttaaaataagattttcctggattatctgggtgagcccagtgttatcacaagggtccttaaaagtaaaagagggaggcagaaggggagatagtcagagaaaagagatgtcactggctttgaagatggaggaagggggccacaaaccaaggaatgcaaGCAGCCCCTAGAaggtggaaagagaaggaaattgatTCCCCCGCCCAGGGCCTCCAGAGAGGAATGCGGCCCTGCCCactccttgattttagacttATGAGGTCTGcgccagacttctgacctcccgagctgtaagataatacatttgtgttgttttaagtcactaaactTGTGGTAATCTGCTTTGGCAGACTGTTTtggcagaaacagaaaacaaatacaacGTTGATTCCAGTCTACATCCCAGACAGCTCCCAAAAGTGGGGAGGTTGTTGAAGTGCTTATGGGCAGTCACAAAAATCCAAGAGAAACCCTAAACGGAGGCTGTTCTTCCAGACACATCCTGGAGAGCCTGAGAGGTCCGGGGTCTTAGACAAAGACCCAAGGGTTTGTTCTGCTCTGGACATGGGTTGTCAATGAACAGACTTTGCTAACAAGTGAGCTGcagaaaacatttgtttatttttattttatgaacagTCACATTGTTCAGGTGGCTTCATACAATGTCAAGAGCAACTAAACTCATGAAACATGTCTGTATTTCACTTCCAGGTAGGTGTAACAGGTTACATCTGACAGCAGCTCTGGTTTTGAAGTACTGTCTTTAAAACTTGTTCTCTTCTCAGCATGCCTCATTCTCTCAACGTGCCACTCTCCAGACATCATTTCTCTTTTGCATTTTGCTCTACATGTTAAAACTACAGCATCTAAATAAGACCCAAGGTAGATCAAAAGTGCTTTTGGGTATCAGCACAAAATGGTTAGCAACAGAACTCTTAGTGAAGAACAAACatcattaacaaaaggaaacttttaaagaagGATTTAAATTCTAATATTCATAACTTCACAGCATCAAAGATATCTTTCTAAAACTCCTTACCAATAGATGATTCACCTCACACAAATACATTCTCAGATAACCTCAACGAACCTGGCTTTGTTTTTTGGCAGTAAAATCCTTGCTGAGCTTTCTCATCACATCCCCATGACCTATCCCTGCCGTCTCCTTCCTGACTATTCTGTAATTCTCCTGCACATACTTGGCAAATGGTCTCACATGGGGCTCAATGGGGGTTCCATCTTTACGAGTTAATGGCAGAAGGACCAGAGAGCCGCGGCACCTGGCACAGATGAAGCGCTCGGTGTCCAGTGATCTGGTGTAGCGGCCGACCCTAAGGAGGAAAGAGACACCACACAGCAAACAAATCAGTCACTGTACGTCCGCATCTTCTCAGAGCTGCtgcccctgagcccacagccagaCTTCTTCTGTGGGATCTCAGCAAGTGGGGCACCAGGCAGTGGCCGTGGTCAGGCTGGCTCAAAgcagaagagaatggagaaagaagacatGGAAAGGAGTAGAGAAGTTTTACTCCTCAAGTCAGATAGCCATGTACTTCCTGATAAAACCACTGAAGACTACGTGGAGGCCATAGTAAAAACGTAACTGGAAAAAGTCTGAGGAGAAGGGTCTTACCTGAATTTGCACCGAGTACACTCATAATGAATCCTGTAGTTAATCTTGTAGTTATGGCAacgggtgaccttgggcagctccGGGTGCACCATATTCAATTTTCGGGCATAATACTTCCATGCATCACCATGAGAATCACGGACGCCATCGAGCAGCCAGGAGGCTGCGTGGCATATCTCATGGACCAAAGTATCCCGGAGTCGGTCTTAGAAGAGGAATGAAATGAAATCATGAGGCTTAAACCGATTCCCTTCTGGTCTGTTACCCAACCACCCCTAGACTCTCCACCCCATCAGACACATAAGCATATGTGGGCAGGCAGGAGTGTTATCGCCCCAGGATTCTGAAGGTGAAATTTCTACTGAATTCAACCCGATTTTATTAATGGCAGAGAGCCTCAGCGGAGCAAGTGTTTTTGGAAAAGCTCCAATGTGCTCTTTTTGTGGGACACTGCTAGAAATACATCCAGCTGAGACCCGGTCGCCGCCCTCCAGGAGCATAAAGTGGGGTTTGGTCAGGAGAAGCTCCGTGGAGAAGCTGGGATCTGAGCTGGGCTCAGATCAATTGACTAGACTGGCAAAATTATCAAGGTCTTTCTAGGTGTGGTAGAGAAGGTGAGCCAAGGTTGGGGTCAGGAAAGCATGTGGTCCATTTTGAAAGCCAGCGTGAAGAAagcctggctggagcacaggTGGAGTAGTGAGAGACAAGACTGGCCACATGGAGGGGGGCAAAGTACGATGGCCTCGAAAGCCACACTCGAGGCACTGGCAAGCCCAAGGTTTCCTAGCAAGAAACTGCATGGAGCAGGGAGAGAAGTGAGGTGATGAGGGTCCATAGCTAGGCAGAGgcaaagacagagaaggaatgaTGATAATAGGAGAGTCATTATGAACATCCGGTGATTGGCTAGATATAGGGGACCTTGAACCTCAGTTACTGGGAGGATGGAGATGCTGCCGCTGGCAGTGGGGAGCTGCAGAGAGAAAGTTAGGCCCGGTAGAAATATGGACGAACTGGATTCTTGGTGGTGGTGAGACATCCAATAATAATGTCCTCTAAGCAACACACAGTAGGCCTGTCCACCCAGGAGTGACAGGGAAAGCTGTGACACAGGCGGCCAGAGAACACCAGCACCCAAGAGTAACCTCCCAGGCGCCATATCGGATGTAAGTGCAGCAGGGGAGCTGCCCAGCTCCTGCCATCACCTGCAGAATCGCAGACTTTCTGAGAAATCTCAATCTTAGCATAACGCTGCCTCTTCGGGTATCGAGTCTCGCCAGTGGTGCATAAACCAGCAGTTCTCAGCATCTTTTTATTCCAGCCGATGTCAATTTTCTCCGGCATCTgagaacaaaaagcaaacaagagcGAATCAGAAAGTGGTTCTAAGCAGACCAGAAAATATCAACTCAAGAGTTTTGCAAATACTAACATTCTGGGGAGAATAAAACCTAAGCTGAAGCCCACGTAAAGATGAGACTGTTGCAAGCACGTGAATGCAGGCTCTGTGCTCCCCTGTATGGAGACAAAAGTCAGGGGCAGCCAAGGAGAGAAGGACACTTCTGCTGGGCTAGGAGATGGAGCCCGCGCATGAGAGCCATGAGGCACAACTAAAACTGCAACTCAGAACACTTAAGGTTCCACTCATCAGAGTTATCTGATGTAACACCACTGTCATCAGAAAGGGCACCAAAGGCTGGGGAACCTTTAGAAAGATCTAAGAACATTCCCTGCAGGAAGTTTTGTCACCAGAGTCAATAAACTCTGGAAAACCTCATGACCGCAGGTCTCTCTGCCTCCAAATTCTCTCCGATCCAGTCCACACCACAGGCTACTGACAGAACAACTTCTTTCAGCAGGCACTCCACGTTACATCCCATCCCTGGGCAGTGGTGCCTACTGATTTCAATTTAAGTTCCTCCAACCCGACTCCCAAGGCCCTCCATTAACCAGCCCTACACTAGTTAACATGTACTGCTCACTGTGTCATaggccctgttctaggcacttCAGGGGCATTCACCTATCCAGGCCTAATGGTAATTCTGTGAAGTAGTAGGTGGTAGGGACTAGGGTACTAGGACtgcccctattttacagatgagcaaacaggggctcagtaacttgcctaaggtcccACAGCTCTTTCCTAGTATCCTTCAACACGAACCCTCTCTTCCAGATAGTCAAGCTTCAACACTtgccctctcctcctccactGTTGTCCTCGCCCCTTaccatccttcaagacccagaaGAAGTCTCACTCCCTCCAGGCAATCCTATTTCCCAACCGCTCAGGCTCTCAGTGATTTCTCCCTCTGCTGATCACCTGTGGTAGTAACAGTCTGGACCATATACGGTAACCCACAAAACATTCTGTGTCTTTCACGTATGCATGTCTCAACTCCCCTCCCCATCTAAACTGACACTTCTCAAGGGAAGGAAATATACAGTTAGTATATCTGCACACCTTCCAGCTCCCAAGAGAGCTgggcatacagcaggtgctcagtaagtgcttATTTCATCGAGTCTACCTTTTTATCAAAGACAGAGCTGTTACACAGAGCGTAGATTTTCTGAACCAGTTCATCCTTATTTTGCTTGAAATTCTTTCCAGAATACTGCTTTAAGTTCTCAATGCCACGCAAGAAACACCCAGGTATTTTGCACTCAGAATGCCTGCAAAGGTAAATTCAACTGAGTTttgtagagggaaagaaatcagtaGAAGAAATGCATACATACAGGTCATGTCAAGAGAGACTTAGGGAAGACTTGCTGGTCCCTCTTCCTTCCAGCTCCTGCTACAAGGGCATCTCCTATAAGATTCCATTCATAGCCTTTTTCTCGTCACTCCCCGCACACTGTCAGAGACATGAAGCCCATGGTTCCAACCTCAACAGGGGTGATCCCACATCTGGATCTGCAGTCTCCACCTCTTTCCTAAGATC includes these proteins:
- the CXCR3 gene encoding C-X-C chemokine receptor type 3; this encodes MVPECVSVNLKFLIEGVTFKAFTGSVPSLPPQMSERQEFQVSELDFLLENSSYDYGENDSDPCCASPPCPQDFSLNFDRAFLPVLYSLLFMLGLLGNGAVAAVLLSQRAVLSSTDTFLLHLAVADALLVLTLPLWAVDAAVEWVFGSGLCKVAGALFNINFYAGALLLACISFDRYLSIVHATQLYRRGPPTRVAITCVAVWGLCLLFALPDFIFLSAHHDKRLNATHCQYSFPQVGRTALRILQLVAGFLLPLLVMAYCYARILAVLLVSRGQRRLRAMRLVVVVVVAFALCWTPYHLVVLVDTLMELGAVARNCGRESSVDVAKSVTSGMGYMHCCLNPLLYAFVGVKFRERMWMLLMRLGCPNQRGHQRQPPASRRDSSWSETTEASYSGL
- the GCNA gene encoding germ cell nuclear acidic protein, whose amino-acid sequence is MSKAEDGRWKNQDDDCYVVINSDSDDENLYEILEVSDTDEQPPQESPILITDDDDDHDDLEGPVLIEDDSCDEDQTPSNEKKKNEFAISLHKPSYDVGKQDLGENVCQPPSDDPKAELVISVGKLSSDEEPVRLVAKPRKRKNKTRHIPVTPVVKRAKKHGTLKKKPGAAEFEKCEPGHSECKIPGCFLRGIENLKQYSGKNFKQNKDELVQKIYALCNSSVFDKKMPEKIDIGWNKKMLRTAGLCTTGETRYPKRQRYAKIEISQKVCDSADRLRDTLVHEICHAASWLLDGVRDSHGDAWKYYARKLNMVHPELPKVTRCHNYKINYRIHYECTRCKFRVGRYTRSLDTERFICARCRGSLVLLPLTRKDGTPIEPHVRPFAKYVQENYRIVRKETAGIGHGDVMRKLSKDFTAKKQSQVR